The Acaryochloris sp. CCMEE 5410 genome includes the window GTGCCCGAGTAGAGTGAGCCATAATATTGCTCCTGTACGGCATTCGATGACAACAGAGGTTGCTGTTCTGACTTCCGCGAGAAACAGTGACCTGAAATTAACGTAAACGCTCTAGCTGACTAGAGGGTCAAGGATTCCTATTTAAGGCTTGAAGAAAAGTCTGGTAGTGGCCTTGTTGCAGGCGTATCTACCACACCATTATCTCGAATATCGGCAATCAACCAATCCATCTCTTTAATTTCCCTGCGCTGCGCTTTGATAATTTCATCTGCCAATTCACGAACCCGCGCATCCTTAATCTGAGCACGTTCACTCGTCAGGATGGCAATCGAGTGGTGAGGAATCATGCCTTCCATATAGTCCACATCACCCACCGTAACCTGGCTACGCACCAGCCACAGTGCGGCTCCGAACAGCAGAATCGCGATTGAAAAGATGGCGATGTTCCTGTTTTTGTTTTTGTACATGTTCAGCATGAAGGCCAACATAATCACCATCATGGCGGCACCCATAATCAGGGTCATAAAGACCCGCGTTTCGCTGAACCGAGCATGATCGAGAATTTGGTAGGAGTGCAGGTACATCAAGAAGAACATCGTCACAATTGAGGTGCCAATCATGGCGAAGAACTTGATGTAGTTCCCCTGCATTCCTTTGTGATGGCTTGCTTCTGTGTGGCTTGCGATCGCGCTATCTCTGGTAGTCATTGGATTGTCTAGTAACAGTGATGTGACAAAAAGGCTGAAAGTCCAGCATCTTACTTAGCGACACTGGCAATTTGACGGTAAGCGTCAACGGCGCTGCGGCAAGCTTGAGCGCACTTTTGGCAGTGTTCCATTTCGTGTTGTTCACACTCTTGAGCGCAGGCTTCACAAATTTCGGCGCAGGCTCTAGCGAGGTGGGCAACAAAGTAGGAACCGCGAACCATGAATGTTGCCGCTGTGCGGCAGATCTCAGCGCAGTCCAAACAGATGCGGGCGCACTTCGCCATCTCTGCTTTACCGACGCAGGCTTCGGCACAGTGTTCGCACTCCACCATGCACTTTATGGCTTCATCAAAGCTAGAGTGATACTCTGTATGATTGAGTAGTATAATTTTCTCCCTTGCTCGACGTTTGGGGCAAAAATCGTCGTCATTAGCACTGTAGTTTTCTAGCTGTACAGATGCGTCTACCAGAGGCTAGAAAGGCAGAATCTATCGAATGTAGTA containing:
- a CDS encoding DUF305 domain-containing protein, with protein sequence MQGNYIKFFAMIGTSIVTMFFLMYLHSYQILDHARFSETRVFMTLIMGAAMMVIMLAFMLNMYKNKNRNIAIFSIAILLFGAALWLVRSQVTVGDVDYMEGMIPHHSIAILTSERAQIKDARVRELADEIIKAQRREIKEMDWLIADIRDNGVVDTPATRPLPDFSSSLK
- a CDS encoding four-helix bundle copper-binding protein, translated to MLLNHTEYHSSFDEAIKCMVECEHCAEACVGKAEMAKCARICLDCAEICRTAATFMVRGSYFVAHLARACAEICEACAQECEQHEMEHCQKCAQACRSAVDAYRQIASVAK